CCCGCGCCAACATCGCCGCCCTCCAACAACGCCTCGACACCACCACCATCTACGTCACCCACGACCAGGTCGAAGCCATGACCATGGGCCACCGCGTCGCCGTCCTCAAAGACGGCCTCCTCCAACAATGCGACACCCCCCGCACCCTCTACGACGCCCCCGCCAACGCCTTCGTCGCCGGCTTCATGGGCTCCCCCGCCATGAACCTCAAAACCGCCACACTCCACCCCGACGGCGCCCACCTCGACGGCCTCACCATCCCCCTCACCACCACCACCCGCACCACCCTCGACACCGACACCGTCACCATCGGCATCCGCCCCGAAAACCTCCACCTCACCACCACCGAACCCGGCATCACCCTCACCGTCGACCTCGTCGAAGAACTCGGCGCCGACGCCTACGTCTACGGCACCACCACCGCCGACACCCCCGAACGCTTCATCGTCCGCGTCGACTCCCGCACCCCACCCACCATCGGACAACAAGTCACCGCCACCCTCACCACCCCCGACCACACCCACCTCTTCCACCCCACCACCGGACACCGCATCACCACCAAGTAACACCACACCGGCGACGACACGCGGGCACGACCAGGTCGTGGCTTGACCCATCCAGATGCGCCTGCTTACGCTTGCGAATGAAAAGCGCACCCCTGCCTGTCTGGGCTGGTGATCGGCGCAGGGTCGGCCACGGCAGGAGTCTCGATGTTCGATCAGCCATCGACCGGCATCGCAACTCTGGTCGATGTGGCGCGGGCGGCCGAGGTTTCCCTGGCCACCGCGTCGAGGGTGCTCAACGGCAGCCCGCGCAAGGTCAGGGAGGACCTGCGGGCGCGGGTGATGAAGGCGGCGGCGGCGCTGAACTACGCGCCGAACGCGCAGGCCCAGGCGATGGCCCGCGGCCACACGAACGTGGTCGGACTCGTGGTCCACGACATCGCCGACCCGTACTTCTCGTCGATCTCGGCGGGCGTGATGCGGCATGCCGAGGACAACGGCCTGATCGTCACGATGGCGAGCACGCTGCGCAGGCCGGAGCGCGAGGTGGAATACGTCGCCGCCCTGCGTGCCCAACGCGCGCAGGCTGTGGTGCTCGCGGGCAGCCGCGTGACCGATCAGGCGCTCCAGGATCGCCTCGGCGACGAGCTGGCACGCTTCCAGGCCGCAGGCGGTCGAGTCGCGATGATCAGCCAGCGACGCATCGAGGTCGACACGATCACGCTGGAGAACCACGCCGGGGCACGTGCGCTGGCTCGGGCCCTCTACGCAGGCGGCTATCGCAGGTTCGGCGTGCTCGGCGGGCCGGAGGAACTCGTCACCGCTCGCGATCGCCTGGCGGGATTCCGGGAAGGACTAGCCGATCACGGCGCCGAACTGCCCGACGAACTCGTGGTACACGGCGGCTTCACCCGCGACGGCGGTTATCACGCCCTTCGTGAGCTGCTGAGCCGACGAGACGACGTGGACTGTCTCTTCGCCGTCAACGACGTGATGGCGGTCGGGGCGATGGCGGCGCTGCGCGACCTCGGCCGCAGGCTCCCCGAGGACATGGCCGTGGCGGGCTTCGACGATATCGCCACGCTGCGCGACGTCACGCCTGCGCTGACGACGGTGCGGGTTCCGCTGGAGGAGCTGGGCGCCATGGCGGTGAGCCTGGTGCTCGATCCGGAACCCGCCGAGCCTCGCACTCGACGAGTCCGAGGCGAGGTCGTGATCCGGGCCAGCACGCCGAAGGCCGGTCCGGGCACCGACATCGAGGCGTGAGGCGCCTCGGCAGAGGACGACAGCCTGCTCACGATGGAACTCCGGCCGCACGGGCCCGGACTGCGCCGTCCAGGTCGCCTGAGGCCTTCCTGGTCTCCTTACGGGCGGCGGGTGAGGCCGGGCAGCCGGGGTCTCATCGGTTCTCGACGGACGGCGGCTGTCGGTCCACTGGCCGCAGAGCCCCCGAGGCGGTGATCCACGGGCCGCCGCGGAGCGGTCCAGTCGGCGGGGCGGAGCTCGAATGCCGCGCGATTCAGACACCGACTTCCTTCGATCGACCGCATAGGTCCACCGTCATGCCGACGGCCGGTGAACCAGCACTCCGCAGGCAGCGACGGCCACAGACGACGAAGGACTCGGTCGGCGCCACAGTCGCACGGTCTGCCTCCTCAGACCCCGACTCGACGCACGACGTCCCACCCGGTGCGAGTGGCACTCGACAGGCCGGATCGGCCGGGGCCACACCGTTCAGAGGCCGTTCGGGTCATTGCCCGCGTCCGCCGGACCGGCGATGCCGTCCTGCCTCGAACCCGGCGCCGCCGTTCAGGAGAACCGGAGTAGACGGACCGGGACGGCTACCGCTTACCCAGGTGGCGGTCGATCTCGGCCCATCGTCCGGAATGGACGGCAGTAACCGACATTGGGGCGCTACGGGACACCCTGTCCACACAAGAGTGACAAGAAGCGCACGTATCGAGTGAGAGAGTGACGGAGCGGTCACCGAGGTCTTCTCCGTCCGGAGATCAGTCTGCCTCCGAAGATGTGCGCCGGGCGGCTTGCGCCGTTCGCCACGCGTCGGGCAATACCGCACGCACTCCACACGGTCGGCTCGAGAACCCGCCGAAGGCCGTCCGACCA
The Actinoalloteichus fjordicus DNA segment above includes these coding regions:
- a CDS encoding ABC transporter ATP-binding protein, coding for MADVAYRGASRVFAGTPPVKAVDQLDLEVADGEFLVLVGPSGSGKSTALRMLAGLEDIDEGAIQIGGRDVTHTPPKGRDIAMVFQSYALYPHMTVAENMGFALKLRRIPKDQIKAKVDEAARMLDLTPYLDRKPKALSGGQRQRVAMGRAIVREPSVFLMDEPLSNLDAKLRVETRANIAALQQRLDTTTIYVTHDQVEAMTMGHRVAVLKDGLLQQCDTPRTLYDAPANAFVAGFMGSPAMNLKTATLHPDGAHLDGLTIPLTTTTRTTLDTDTVTIGIRPENLHLTTTEPGITLTVDLVEELGADAYVYGTTTADTPERFIVRVDSRTPPTIGQQVTATLTTPDHTHLFHPTTGHRITTK
- a CDS encoding LacI family DNA-binding transcriptional regulator; its protein translation is MFDQPSTGIATLVDVARAAEVSLATASRVLNGSPRKVREDLRARVMKAAAALNYAPNAQAQAMARGHTNVVGLVVHDIADPYFSSISAGVMRHAEDNGLIVTMASTLRRPEREVEYVAALRAQRAQAVVLAGSRVTDQALQDRLGDELARFQAAGGRVAMISQRRIEVDTITLENHAGARALARALYAGGYRRFGVLGGPEELVTARDRLAGFREGLADHGAELPDELVVHGGFTRDGGYHALRELLSRRDDVDCLFAVNDVMAVGAMAALRDLGRRLPEDMAVAGFDDIATLRDVTPALTTVRVPLEELGAMAVSLVLDPEPAEPRTRRVRGEVVIRASTPKAGPGTDIEA